A window of Lagenorhynchus albirostris chromosome 11, mLagAlb1.1, whole genome shotgun sequence contains these coding sequences:
- the USP5 gene encoding ubiquitin carboxyl-terminal hydrolase 5 isoform X1: protein MAELSEEALLSVLPTIRVPKAGDRVHKDECAFSFDTPESEGGLYICMNTFLGFGKQYVERHFNKTGQRVYLHLRRTRRPKEEDTTAGTGDPPRKKPTRLAIGEHHGRPVLLPELAIPALRGVEGGFELNEEKYEYDEDVKIVILPDYLEIARDGLGGLPDIVRDRVTSAVEALLSADSASRKQEVQAWDGEVRQVSKHAFNVKQLDSPARIPPCGWKCSKCDMRENLWLNLTDGSILCGRRYFDGSGGNNHAVEHYRETGYPLAVKLGTITPDGADVYSYDEDDMVLDPNLAEHLSHFGIDMLKMQKTDKTMTELEIDMNQRIGEWELIQESGVPLKPLFGPGYTGIRNLGNSCYLNSVVQVLFSIPDFQRKYVDKLEKIFQNAPTDPTQDFSTQVAKLGHGLLSGEYSKPASESGDGEQVPEQKDIQDGIAPRMFKALIGKGHPEFSTNRQQDAQEFFLHLINMVERNCRSSENPNEVFRFLVEEKIKCLATEKVKYTQRVDYIMQLPVPMDAALNKEELLEYEEKKRQAEEEKLPLPELVRAQVPFSSCLEAYGAPEQVDDFWSTALQAKSVAVKTTRFASFPDYLVIQIKKFTFGLDWVPKKLDVSIEMPEELDISQLRGTGLQPGEEELPDIAPPLVTPDEPKGSLGFYGNEDEDSFCSPHFSSPTSPMLDESVIIQLVEMGFPMDACRKAVYYTGNSGAEAAMNWVMSHMDDPDFANPLILPGSSGPGSTSAAADPPPEDCVTTIVSMGFSRDQALKALRATNNSLERAVDWIFSHIDDLDAEAAMDISEGRSAADSISESIPVGPKVRDGPGKYQLFAFISHMGTSTMCGHYVCHVKKEGRWVIYNDQKVCASEKPPKDLGYIYFYQRVAS from the exons ATGGCGGAGCTGAGTGAGGAGGCGCTGCTGTCAGTGTTACCGACTATCCGGGTCCCCAAGGCTGGAGACCGGGTCCACAAAGACGAGTGCGCCTTCTCCTTCGACACACCG GAGTCTGAGGGTGGCCTCTACATCTGCATGAACACATTCCTGGGTTTTGGGAAACAGTATGTGGAGAGACATTTCAACAAGACCGGCCAGCGAGTCTACCTGCACCTCCGGCGGACCCGGCGCCCG aaagaggaagacacaaCTGCAGGCACTGGAGACCCTCCCCGCAAGAAGCCCACCCGTCTGGCTATCGGTGAGCATCACGGCCGTCCTGTTCTCCTCCCTGAGCTGGCCATTCCTGCTCTCAGAG GTGTCGAAGGCGGGTTTGAGCTCAACGAGGAGAAGTATGAATACGATGAGGATGTAAAAATCGTCATTTTGCCGGATTACCTGGAGATAGCCCGGGATGGGTTGGGGGGACTGCCTGACATTGTCAGAGATCGG GTGACCAGTGCGGTGGAGGCCCTACTGTCGGCCGACTCAGCCTCCCGCAAGCAGGAGGTGCAGGCCTGGGATGGGGAAGTACGGCAGGTGTCTAAGCATGCCTTCAACGTCAAGCAGCTGGACAGCCCTGCTCGAATCCCTCCCTG TGGCTGGAAGTGCTCCAAGTGCGACATGAGGGAGAACCTGTGGCTCAACCTGACCGATGGCTCCATCCTCTGTGGCCGGCGCTACTTCGACGGCAGCGGGGGCAACAACCACGCCGTGGAGCACTACAGGGAGACGGGCTACCCGCTAGCCGTCAAGCTGGGCACCATCACACCTGACGGAGCTG ATGTGTACTCATATGACGAGGATGACATGGTCCTGGACCCCAACCTGGCCGAACACCTGTCCCACTTTGGTATCGACATGCTGAAGATGCAGAAG ACGGACAAGACGATGACGGAGTTGGAGATAGACATGAACCAGCGCATCGGCGAGTGGGAGCTGATCCAGGAGTCAGGGGTGCCGCTCAAGCCCCTGTTCGGGCCCGGCTACACAGGCATCCGCAACTTGGGCAACAGCTGCTACCTCAACTCGGTGGTCCAGGTGCTCTTCAGCATCCCCGACTTCCAGAGGAA ATATGTGGATAAGCTGGAGAAGATCTTCCAGAACGCCCCGACGGACCCGACCCAGGACTTCAGCACCCAGGT GGCCAAGCTGGGCCATGGCCTTCTCTCGGGAGAGTATTCCAAGCCAGCATCGGAGTCGGGCGACGGGGAGCAGGTGCCGGAACAGAAG GACATCCAAGATGGCATCGCCCCTCGGATGTTCAAGGCCCTCATTGGCAAGGGTCACCCTGAGTTCTCCACCAACCGGCAGCAGGATGCCCAAGAATTCTTCCTTCACCTTATCAACATGGTGGAG AGGAATTGCCGGAGCTCTGAAAATCCTAATGAAGTGTTCCGCTTCCTGGTGGAAGAAAAGATCAAGTGCCTGGCAACGGAGAAGGTGAAGTACACCCAGCGAGTGGACTACATCATGCAGCTGCCTGTGCCCATGGACGCGGCCCTGAACAAAG AGGAGCTCCTGGAGTATGAGGAGAAGAAGCGGCAAGCCGAAGAGGAGAAGCTGCCACTGCCAGAACTTGTTCGGGCCCAGGTGCCCTTCAGTTCCTGCCTGGAGGCCTATGGGGCCCCCGAGCAGGTAGATGACTTCTGGAGCACGGCCCTGCAGGCCAAATCAGTAGCCGTAAA GACCACGCGATTTGCCTCATTCCCTGACTACCTGGTCATCCAGATCAAGAAGTTCACCTTCGGCTTAGACTGGGTGCCCAAGAAACTGG ATGTATCCATCGAGATGCCAGAGGAGCTAGACATCTCCCAGCTGAGGGGCACAGGGCTGCAGCCTGGAGAGGAGGAGCTGCCCGACATTGCCCCACCCCTGGTCACTCCGGATGAGCCCAAAGGTAGCCTTGGTTTCTATGGCAACGAAGACGAAGACTCCTTCTGCTCCCCTCACTTCTCCTCTCCGACAT CGCCCATGTTGGATGAATCGGTCATCATCCAGCTGGTGGAGATGGGCTTCCCGATGGACGCCTGCCGCAAAGCAGTCTACTACACGGGCAACAGCGGGGCCGAGGCCGCCATGAACTGGGTCATGTCGCACATGGATGACCCGG ATTTTGCAAACCCCCTCATCCTGCCTGGCTCCAGTGGGCCCGGCTCCACAAGCGCAGCAGCTGACCCCCCGCCAGAGGACTGTGTGACCACCATCGTCTCCATGGGCTTCTCCCGGGACCAGGCCCTGAAAGCCCTGCGGGCCACG aaTAATAGTTTAGAACGGGCTGTGGACTGGATCTTCAGTCACATAGACGACCTGGACGCGGAAGCTGCCATGGACATCTCCGAGGGCCGCTCAGCTGCTGACTCCATCTCCGAGTCCATACCGGTGGGACCTAAGGTCCGGGACGGTCCTGGAA AGTATCAGCTCTTCGCCTTCATTAGTCACATGGGCACCTCAACCATGTGTGGTCACTACGTATGCCACGTCAAGAAGGAAGGCAG atGGGTGATCTACAATGACCAGAAAGTGTGTGCCTCTGAGAAGCCGCCCAAGGACCTGGGCTACATCTACTTCTACCAGAGAGTGGCCAGCTAA
- the USP5 gene encoding ubiquitin carboxyl-terminal hydrolase 5 isoform X4, with protein MAELSEEALLSVLPTIRVPKAGDRVHKDECAFSFDTPESEGGLYICMNTFLGFGKQYVERHFNKTGQRVYLHLRRTRRPKEEDTTAGTGDPPRKKPTRLAIGEHHGRPVLLPELAIPALRGVEGGFELNEEKYEYDEDVKIVILPDYLEIARDGLGGLPDIVRDRVTSAVEALLSADSASRKQEVQAWDGEVRQVSKHAFNVKQLDSPARIPPCGWKCSKCDMRENLWLNLTDGSILCGRRYFDGSGGNNHAVEHYRETGYPLAVKLGTITPDGADVYSYDEDDMVLDPNLAEHLSHFGIDMLKMQKTDKTMTELEIDMNQRIGEWELIQESGVPLKPLFGPGYTGIRNLGNSCYLNSVVQVLFSIPDFQRKYVDKLEKIFQNAPTDPTQDFSTQVAKLGHGLLSGEYSKPASESGDGEQVPEQKDIQDGIAPRMFKALIGKGHPEFSTNRQQDAQEFFLHLINMVERNCRSSENPNEVFRFLVEEKIKCLATEKVKYTQRVDYIMQLPVPMDAALNKEELLEYEEKKRQAEEEKLPLPELVRAQVPFSSCLEAYGAPEQVDDFWSTALQAKSVAVKTTRFASFPDYLVIQIKKFTFGLDWVPKKLDVSIEMPEELDISQLRGTGLQPGEEELPDIAPPLVTPDEPKGSLGFYGNEDEDSFCSPHFSSPTSPMLDESVIIQLVEMGFPMDACRKAVYYTGNSGAEAAMNWVMSHMDDPDFANPLILPGSSGPGSTSAAADPPPEDCVTTIVSMGFSRDQALKALRATNNSLERAVDWIFSHIDDLDAEAAMDISEGRSAADSISESIPVGPKVRDGPGKYQLFAFISHMGTSTMCGHYVCHVKKEDG; from the exons ATGGCGGAGCTGAGTGAGGAGGCGCTGCTGTCAGTGTTACCGACTATCCGGGTCCCCAAGGCTGGAGACCGGGTCCACAAAGACGAGTGCGCCTTCTCCTTCGACACACCG GAGTCTGAGGGTGGCCTCTACATCTGCATGAACACATTCCTGGGTTTTGGGAAACAGTATGTGGAGAGACATTTCAACAAGACCGGCCAGCGAGTCTACCTGCACCTCCGGCGGACCCGGCGCCCG aaagaggaagacacaaCTGCAGGCACTGGAGACCCTCCCCGCAAGAAGCCCACCCGTCTGGCTATCGGTGAGCATCACGGCCGTCCTGTTCTCCTCCCTGAGCTGGCCATTCCTGCTCTCAGAG GTGTCGAAGGCGGGTTTGAGCTCAACGAGGAGAAGTATGAATACGATGAGGATGTAAAAATCGTCATTTTGCCGGATTACCTGGAGATAGCCCGGGATGGGTTGGGGGGACTGCCTGACATTGTCAGAGATCGG GTGACCAGTGCGGTGGAGGCCCTACTGTCGGCCGACTCAGCCTCCCGCAAGCAGGAGGTGCAGGCCTGGGATGGGGAAGTACGGCAGGTGTCTAAGCATGCCTTCAACGTCAAGCAGCTGGACAGCCCTGCTCGAATCCCTCCCTG TGGCTGGAAGTGCTCCAAGTGCGACATGAGGGAGAACCTGTGGCTCAACCTGACCGATGGCTCCATCCTCTGTGGCCGGCGCTACTTCGACGGCAGCGGGGGCAACAACCACGCCGTGGAGCACTACAGGGAGACGGGCTACCCGCTAGCCGTCAAGCTGGGCACCATCACACCTGACGGAGCTG ATGTGTACTCATATGACGAGGATGACATGGTCCTGGACCCCAACCTGGCCGAACACCTGTCCCACTTTGGTATCGACATGCTGAAGATGCAGAAG ACGGACAAGACGATGACGGAGTTGGAGATAGACATGAACCAGCGCATCGGCGAGTGGGAGCTGATCCAGGAGTCAGGGGTGCCGCTCAAGCCCCTGTTCGGGCCCGGCTACACAGGCATCCGCAACTTGGGCAACAGCTGCTACCTCAACTCGGTGGTCCAGGTGCTCTTCAGCATCCCCGACTTCCAGAGGAA ATATGTGGATAAGCTGGAGAAGATCTTCCAGAACGCCCCGACGGACCCGACCCAGGACTTCAGCACCCAGGT GGCCAAGCTGGGCCATGGCCTTCTCTCGGGAGAGTATTCCAAGCCAGCATCGGAGTCGGGCGACGGGGAGCAGGTGCCGGAACAGAAG GACATCCAAGATGGCATCGCCCCTCGGATGTTCAAGGCCCTCATTGGCAAGGGTCACCCTGAGTTCTCCACCAACCGGCAGCAGGATGCCCAAGAATTCTTCCTTCACCTTATCAACATGGTGGAG AGGAATTGCCGGAGCTCTGAAAATCCTAATGAAGTGTTCCGCTTCCTGGTGGAAGAAAAGATCAAGTGCCTGGCAACGGAGAAGGTGAAGTACACCCAGCGAGTGGACTACATCATGCAGCTGCCTGTGCCCATGGACGCGGCCCTGAACAAAG AGGAGCTCCTGGAGTATGAGGAGAAGAAGCGGCAAGCCGAAGAGGAGAAGCTGCCACTGCCAGAACTTGTTCGGGCCCAGGTGCCCTTCAGTTCCTGCCTGGAGGCCTATGGGGCCCCCGAGCAGGTAGATGACTTCTGGAGCACGGCCCTGCAGGCCAAATCAGTAGCCGTAAA GACCACGCGATTTGCCTCATTCCCTGACTACCTGGTCATCCAGATCAAGAAGTTCACCTTCGGCTTAGACTGGGTGCCCAAGAAACTGG ATGTATCCATCGAGATGCCAGAGGAGCTAGACATCTCCCAGCTGAGGGGCACAGGGCTGCAGCCTGGAGAGGAGGAGCTGCCCGACATTGCCCCACCCCTGGTCACTCCGGATGAGCCCAAAGGTAGCCTTGGTTTCTATGGCAACGAAGACGAAGACTCCTTCTGCTCCCCTCACTTCTCCTCTCCGACAT CGCCCATGTTGGATGAATCGGTCATCATCCAGCTGGTGGAGATGGGCTTCCCGATGGACGCCTGCCGCAAAGCAGTCTACTACACGGGCAACAGCGGGGCCGAGGCCGCCATGAACTGGGTCATGTCGCACATGGATGACCCGG ATTTTGCAAACCCCCTCATCCTGCCTGGCTCCAGTGGGCCCGGCTCCACAAGCGCAGCAGCTGACCCCCCGCCAGAGGACTGTGTGACCACCATCGTCTCCATGGGCTTCTCCCGGGACCAGGCCCTGAAAGCCCTGCGGGCCACG aaTAATAGTTTAGAACGGGCTGTGGACTGGATCTTCAGTCACATAGACGACCTGGACGCGGAAGCTGCCATGGACATCTCCGAGGGCCGCTCAGCTGCTGACTCCATCTCCGAGTCCATACCGGTGGGACCTAAGGTCCGGGACGGTCCTGGAA AGTATCAGCTCTTCGCCTTCATTAGTCACATGGGCACCTCAACCATGTGTGGTCACTACGTATGCCACGTCAAGAAGGAAG atGGGTGA